The following are encoded together in the Thermococcus sp. EP1 genome:
- a CDS encoding 30S ribosomal protein S9, which translates to MRIIQTAGKRKSAVARATIREGKGRVRVNYKPVEILEPEIARFTIMEPLVLAGEEILSKVDIDVKVEGGGFMGQAEAARIAIARALVEWTGDMNLKEKFMKYDRTMLVGDSRRTEPHKPNRSTKGPRAKRQKSYR; encoded by the coding sequence ATGAGGATAATTCAAACCGCAGGAAAAAGAAAAAGTGCAGTTGCGAGAGCTACTATAAGGGAAGGGAAGGGCAGAGTGAGAGTTAACTACAAGCCTGTTGAGATACTTGAGCCAGAAATAGCCAGATTCACAATAATGGAGCCATTAGTTCTTGCTGGAGAAGAAATACTAAGTAAAGTAGATATTGATGTTAAGGTTGAAGGCGGAGGTTTTATGGGACAAGCTGAAGCAGCCAGAATTGCAATAGCGAGAGCATTAGTAGAGTGGACTGGGGACATGAACCTCAAAGAAAAGTTTATGAAGTACGATAGAACTATGCTTGTTGGTGACTCAAGAAGAACAGAGCCGCACAAACCAAACCGCTCTACAAAAGGTCCAAGAGCAAAAAGGCAAAAGAGTTACCGTTGA
- the rplM gene encoding 50S ribosomal protein L13: protein MRIINAEGLILGRLASKVAKMLLEGEEIIIVNAEKAIITGNREFIFEKYKQRTELRTRTNPRKGPFYPKRSDELVRRTIRGMLPWKTERGRKAFKRLKVYAGVPKEFEGKEFETIIEAHMSRIKTPKYVTVGEVAKFLGGKF, encoded by the coding sequence ATGAGAATTATTAATGCTGAAGGGTTAATCCTTGGGAGACTTGCATCAAAAGTTGCAAAAATGCTCCTTGAAGGAGAGGAGATCATTATTGTCAATGCGGAGAAGGCAATAATCACTGGGAACAGGGAGTTTATCTTTGAAAAGTATAAGCAAAGGACAGAACTCAGGACAAGAACAAATCCGAGAAAAGGACCATTCTATCCAAAAAGAAGTGACGAACTAGTTAGGAGAACCATCAGAGGAATGCTCCCATGGAAGACAGAGAGAGGACGAAAAGCATTTAAGAGGCTTAAAGTATATGCAGGAGTTCCAAAAGAGTTTGAGGGTAAGGAGTTTGAAACAATAATTGAAGCCCACATGTCAAGAATTAAAACTCCTAAATATGTGACAGTTGGAGAGGTTGCTAAGTTCCTTGGTGGAAAATTCTGA
- a CDS encoding 50S ribosomal protein L18e yields MKRTGPTDINLRRLIRYLRKKSNEEDVKIWKDVAWRLERPRRQRAEVNLSRINRHTKEGDIVIVPGSVLGAGTLDHKVIVAAWKFSEKAKEKILQAGGEAIAIEDLVERNPKGSGVIIME; encoded by the coding sequence ATGAAGAGGACTGGTCCAACTGATATTAATTTGAGAAGACTCATTCGCTATCTAAGAAAGAAGTCAAATGAAGAGGATGTTAAGATATGGAAGGATGTAGCTTGGCGCTTAGAGAGGCCAAGAAGACAAAGAGCTGAAGTAAACCTTAGCAGAATAAATAGGCATACAAAGGAAGGAGACATTGTAATAGTGCCTGGAAGTGTTCTTGGAGCTGGGACATTAGATCATAAGGTCATTGTGGCAGCATGGAAGTTCAGTGAAAAAGCAAAAGAAAAGATCCTCCAAGCTGGTGGAGAAGCGATAGCAATTGAAGATCTCGTCGAGAGAAACCCAAAAGGTAGTGGAGTAATCATAATGGAGTGA
- a CDS encoding DNA-directed RNA polymerase subunit D — MQIKILEKRDDAIRFILEGVDVAFANALRRTILGEVPTFAIDEVEFYENDSALFDEIIAHRLALIPLTTPFDRFELDSMELEDYTVTLSLEAEGPAIVYSGDLKSDDPDVRPVTPNIPIVKLAEGQRLVFNAYAKLGKGKDHVKWQPGFAYYKYLTKVHVSKEIPNWEKIKEIAKRKKLPIEETEDELILTTITSFYIPREFEQYIGNKIKEEVIPNTFVFTVESNGELPVEEIVSLALKILMRKSDKFINELHKLAE, encoded by the coding sequence ATGCAAATAAAGATTCTTGAAAAAAGAGATGATGCAATCCGTTTTATTTTGGAAGGAGTAGATGTTGCGTTTGCAAATGCACTTAGGAGAACTATCTTGGGAGAAGTCCCAACTTTTGCGATCGATGAAGTGGAGTTCTATGAAAATGATTCAGCCCTTTTTGATGAGATAATAGCTCATAGACTAGCATTGATCCCTCTAACAACCCCCTTTGATAGATTTGAACTAGATAGCATGGAGTTAGAGGATTACACTGTTACTCTAAGTTTAGAAGCTGAGGGTCCGGCTATAGTGTACTCAGGTGATTTGAAGAGTGATGATCCTGATGTAAGGCCAGTGACTCCAAATATCCCTATAGTAAAACTCGCAGAGGGACAACGCTTAGTTTTTAATGCATATGCAAAATTAGGAAAAGGAAAGGATCATGTCAAATGGCAACCGGGATTTGCTTACTACAAATACTTAACAAAAGTTCATGTAAGTAAAGAAATCCCAAATTGGGAAAAGATTAAGGAAATTGCAAAAAGGAAAAAGCTCCCCATTGAAGAGACTGAGGATGAATTGATACTAACTACAATAACAAGCTTTTACATTCCAAGGGAATTTGAGCAGTACATTGGGAACAAAATAAAAGAAGAGGTAATCCCCAATACATTTGTCTTTACAGTGGAAAGTAACGGAGAACTCCCTGTTGAGGAAATTGTAAGCTTAGCACTTAAAATTCTAATGAGAAAGAGCGATAAATTTATAAACGAGCTTCATAAATTAGCCGAATAG
- a CDS encoding 30S ribosomal protein S11, giving the protein MSEEQQVVNIKKKEKWGVAHIYASYNNTIIHITDLTGAETISKWSGGMVVKADRDESSPYAAMIAARRAAEEAIEKGITGVHIKVRAPGGSRSKNPGPGAQAAIRALARAGLRIGRVEDATPIPHDGTRPKGGRRGRRV; this is encoded by the coding sequence ATGAGTGAGGAACAACAAGTTGTTAATATAAAGAAAAAAGAAAAATGGGGCGTGGCCCACATCTATGCCTCTTACAATAACACGATTATTCATATAACAGATCTAACTGGAGCTGAGACTATTTCAAAATGGAGCGGTGGGATGGTAGTTAAGGCAGACAGAGATGAATCATCACCCTATGCAGCAATGATTGCTGCTAGGAGGGCAGCAGAAGAGGCCATTGAAAAGGGCATCACTGGAGTTCATATAAAAGTTAGAGCTCCTGGAGGAAGCAGAAGCAAAAACCCAGGCCCCGGTGCTCAAGCAGCAATTAGAGCACTTGCAAGAGCAGGTCTTAGAATAGGGAGAGTAGAGGATGCTACACCTATACCGCACGATGGCACAAGGCCAAAAGGCGGTAGAAGGGGAAGAAGAGTTTGA
- a CDS encoding 30S ribosomal protein S4 — MGDPKRQRKRYETPSHPWIKERLDRERVLVQKYALKNKKELWKHETQLKNFRRRARRLLAARGKQAEIERAQLLQRLVRLGMLPEGAHLDDVLSLTIDDILERRLQTLVFKKGLARTIKQARQLIVHGHIEVNGQVVRSPSYLVLKEEESGITYSRASPFANSQHPERMMIEEAQKGEAQ, encoded by the coding sequence ATGGGAGATCCAAAAAGACAAAGGAAAAGGTATGAAACTCCCTCTCATCCATGGATTAAAGAAAGACTTGATAGAGAGAGGGTATTGGTTCAAAAATACGCTCTTAAAAATAAAAAGGAGCTATGGAAGCACGAAACTCAACTCAAGAACTTTAGAAGAAGAGCCAGGCGTTTACTAGCTGCGAGAGGAAAACAGGCAGAGATTGAGAGGGCTCAGCTTCTTCAAAGACTTGTGAGACTTGGTATGCTCCCAGAAGGGGCACACCTTGATGATGTTCTTTCACTTACAATAGATGATATTCTTGAGAGGAGGCTTCAAACATTGGTATTCAAAAAAGGTCTAGCAAGGACAATCAAACAAGCAAGACAGCTAATTGTTCACGGACATATTGAGGTAAATGGCCAAGTAGTCAGATCACCAAGTTACCTAGTACTCAAAGAGGAAGAAAGCGGGATAACATATTCAAGAGCATCACCATTTGCGAATTCTCAACATCCTGAAAGAATGATGATTGAAGAGGCTCAGAAGGGTGAGGCACAATGA
- a CDS encoding 30S ribosomal protein S13, protein MADFRHIVRVANVDIDGHKQLRLALTGIKGIGVNFATIICKVAGLDPKMKAGYLTEEQVKAIEAVLEDPGKYGIPGWILNRPKDYESGRDLHLTGAKLVMAWREDVNRLRRIRAYRGIRHELGLPLRGQRTKSNFRRGSTLGVSRRKK, encoded by the coding sequence ATGGCTGACTTTAGACATATCGTGCGTGTAGCAAATGTTGATATAGATGGCCACAAACAACTTAGATTGGCCCTTACTGGGATCAAAGGAATAGGTGTAAACTTTGCAACAATAATATGCAAGGTTGCAGGTTTAGATCCAAAGATGAAAGCGGGTTATCTTACAGAAGAGCAAGTAAAGGCTATTGAAGCAGTTCTTGAAGATCCTGGAAAGTATGGTATTCCTGGATGGATACTTAACAGACCTAAAGATTATGAAAGTGGAAGAGACCTACATCTTACTGGGGCAAAACTCGTCATGGCATGGCGTGAAGATGTTAATAGGCTCAGGAGAATCAGGGCTTACAGGGGTATCAGGCATGAGCTTGGTCTGCCACTAAGAGGACAAAGGACTAAGTCGAACTTTAGAAGAGGTTCTACACTTGGTGTTAGCAGAAGGAAGAAGTGA
- a CDS encoding class I SAM-dependent methyltransferase — protein sequence MSHYYSKEPQVPLKTKMIEVFIRGEYFKFITASGVFSFGKLDRGTQLLIESAVLDKDWEVLDLGCGYGVIGIVASKFVKRVVMTDVNRRAVNIAKKNLKINNIKNAEVRWGYLYEPVTGEKFHSIITNPPVHAGKDVLREIVINAPLHLYDGGLLQIVIRTNQGAKYIKTLMEESFKEVVELAKGSGFRVYAGIA from the coding sequence ATGAGCCATTATTACTCTAAAGAACCACAAGTACCACTGAAAACTAAAATGATTGAAGTATTTATTAGAGGGGAGTATTTTAAATTCATCACTGCTAGCGGTGTTTTTTCCTTTGGAAAGCTTGATAGAGGGACCCAACTCCTAATAGAGAGTGCAGTGTTAGATAAAGACTGGGAAGTGCTTGATCTTGGTTGCGGATATGGTGTTATTGGTATAGTTGCCTCTAAATTTGTGAAGCGGGTTGTAATGACGGATGTTAATAGGAGGGCTGTGAACATAGCGAAGAAAAACTTAAAAATCAATAACATTAAGAATGCCGAGGTAAGATGGGGTTATCTTTATGAACCCGTCACAGGTGAAAAGTTTCATAGCATAATTACAAACCCTCCAGTACATGCGGGTAAGGATGTGTTGAGGGAAATAGTTATAAATGCACCCCTTCATCTCTACGATGGAGGATTACTTCAAATTGTAATTCGCACTAATCAAGGCGCAAAATATATTAAGACTTTAATGGAGGAGAGCTTTAAAGAAGTGGTTGAACTTGCGAAGGGCTCGGGCTTTAGAGTGTATGCCGGGATAGCCTAG